From Argopecten irradians isolate NY chromosome 3, Ai_NY, whole genome shotgun sequence:
GTTCACCATTTTGTTAAACATAACATGATCACTTCTATTTTTGCAAGTTAATGTTTTTATTACTTTTCATAATACGCTTCATTGATAAGATATTTATAGTGTCACATGAGTTCGTTATGATTCAAACTTGATTCCATTAGACTACGGCATTGATGTTACCGAGAAACAGAGCGAAGAACGAGATAACAGTCTTAAAGAAGGTCAAACACCAGCAATACCACGATTTCTCGAAAGACAATTACGTGTAGGAAAGTCTCGTAATTCTCTAAAGACGTGCAAAtatgcattgtatatatttttaagaaGAGGaataccaacattaaatacattATGTAGCGATGATATTTTGTTCATCACTGGTTTTCGAAAACAATATACATCACCAATGATCATAACTGGTATGGCgtcacataacataacataacataacatgtGACGACTACGTTGTTCATTTGTACTAAACGTTGAGATAAATAGTTCTGATTTGTAGTTGTAAGGATCCTTCGGTTTACATTATTACTATTTAAATAATAAGTCATTGTTTAAGtaatgtattatcaaatgtgatttatttatgtatctaACCTGCTGTTTCAGATCCCTCCAGCGATAATATTGCCTTCCGCGCTAAATTGACACATGCAATCACTACAATAGCCAGTGGACAGATCTTGAAATTCAATCAGCTAGCAACGGTCAGCAGTGGGGCCCACTATAGCACTGCCACAGGGGTGTTCACGTGTACAAAGTCTGGAATCTACATGTTCTCCTGGTCAATTGGGTTAGGAGGTGCTATGTATCTATATACGGAAATAGTACATAATAATGTTCCGTTTGGATCAGCTCTCACGGGTGATACGAGCTATGGCAGTTCTTCCTCGTCATCAGTCCTACTGCATCTGGAAGTAGGGGATGAGGTTTGGGTACGCTTGGCAGGACATTCTAGTGGAATTACTATTCAAGGGGAGCATTCCAGCTTCATGGGATTTCGTTTAGGTTAAAAGTTTCTATGTAATTTTTACtgaataaattgataaataattacataaatcaCTGACTTTCTTGTGTTAactacactgccctccaaaagttctgttacatatgttaaaatttgCTGCCAATTTATTCATAAGAAAATTCTCAAAAATGCAATTCATGTGTAAGAGAAGATAAATCagttgataaataatatatactgaTGCCTATAATAGCAAGGTTTACATATATTCAatactgtatgtatacattgtatttttaaaaatatacgtgtaacagaacttttgaaGGGCAGTGTAGTTCATGATAATAATCATACCATCATATCGAAAACTTTGTCCCATTGTcaaacattataaaacattaaagatACTCAATTAGACTTGAAACAAGAACAACATATCAACATCACATGTATTATATGTTcatgttaattattatttttgctcTCTATAATCATGTAAATCAAGACTTTCTTAGCCCAGTTCCTAAAGGAAATGACGAAATTTGATCAAGTTGCCCAAATAATGCAGCGGCCGCTATTTCACAGCGTGAACACCTTGTTTGCTGTCCACCACTAATACTAAAAGTATGGATAGAAATGACGCTAATGTTAACATCGCCAATATTTTGACTTTATAtcaaacacagggacctgaaaTGTGACAAAACACCTGGTAGACTTTTACGTATATAGCTAAGCTTGTTATGAAACGATAATTACCAAAGATCTCATTTTCGAAAACTTcaaaacattgaataaaaaaataaaatacgaaAACAGTTTTGGCCGCAAAAGGAGATGCCACAAAATTATAACTTGAATATATTAACAAATGTGTTATAATGTCATTAAAAAGCAGCATTTCTACACAggcaatatgtcttcaggtaaattcaggtcaatttcaggtcaatttcaggtgaaatttttcaggtcaaatttacctgaaattgacctgaatttcacatgaaaaaaaatcaggtgacattgacctgaaattcacatgaagattttgacctgaattcacatgaagattttttcaggtcaattaggtgaaattgacctgaaaaaaaTCTCCTCCCATTTGAAATTGACCTCgatttcaggtgaatttcatgtgaatttcaggtcaatttcaggtcaagattttttcaggtcaaatttacctgaagacatattgccTGTGTAAAGTTTATtgggaagaagagaaaagataacgTCCTAAATCTAGACGCATGCAATATGGGCAggaggtacaattctaacgccctacctgcagagcATAATGTGTACTAATGGCAGTAACATAATCATATGTCAGTGGTGAGGAAAGTGTCCTTGAACTTTCTTTGACAGATAAGATAAGAATGAATACTTCATTCTGTACTTGTACTACGCTAAATCAGCGAACAATCATATAGAAAGAAACATGGAGACGATTGTAACCTTTTTTCTATGTTATTTAGCTCTTGGTGCTAACGCCGAGTTTAGAGAACTAAATCCCACTGATAGCCAGCTTCCACACCCTTTAGGAGTGATTCAAGAATTACGTTCGCGGCTAGATGGACTTGTCAAACAGGTGCATAAACTCACACGTTTACGCAAAAATGATGCCCTTGAAATTACCAATCTGAGGATACAATTGAAAAACAATCAAGCCCTGCATGATATCAGCGAGAAAAGTGTGGTGAAGAAGCTGACAACTAGGATCGCTGAACTTGAGCGCTTACGGTTCAAGGATATCCAAATGACGTCTGAACTGACCAACAGAATAGAACATCTTGAACTTAAATGTAATGGTCGTAGACATGATTTGACTGAAAATTCGAATCCAATACCATATGTGGCACACGCTAATAGCTCCGACCAATCTTCATTTAGTGACGATATCGTGGATGGGAGAAAGGAAGAAGACGGAAGTTCCAAGTCTGGACGAGATGGAGAACGCATAAGGAAGACGAACCTTCCTCTTATACACACACGTGTCAGTAAGTACACTGGCGATATTGTTAGGCATTTCTTAAACATAAAAGTACACAAAGATCAAAGTCAAATGAGCTTATCAGGCTTAATATGTAAAGatcaatgtttaaatgtaattaCTCTCCTTAATTGGTTACACAGCTATTGCTTTCTTAAGGAAAACAATGTGtcaatacataaaaaataaagaaagaaaaatgctATAATAATTCCAATAAAAACGTTCGATTCTATTTGAAAGCGTATTAATTGAATTTGATTATAATGATGCAAAATATATGCACGTGGTTAAAATTTAGTCAATTTATATCCCTTTGATGCGAGTACAGTTTTACGGAAAGTTAAATTTATAGAAATCAAGTTTGTGTGTCATGTCAGATCAAGTTCATAAACTAAGTTTTTCATAGAaattttaactacatgtattggtATTCCATTGGTACCTGAGCGACACCTCTGTATTACGACCACttatcaatattatattatttgtataGTTTTCCCCTGGGTGGTCTTCATATTCAAATCAAATCGATAACCTGACATATCTTTGTTGTTTGTACTTATGATAAACCTTAAACAACTTAAATAAACACTACACGCATACAAAACCACAACTGAACAGGATGGTTTCATAcacattttattaataaaattgcATGCGTTGatagatatttcatttttgcatTCCAGATCTTCCCGAATCCGCTGTAGCTTTCGATGTTATCTTGACACAACACCTGAATGGACTCGCACATGACCAGACACTCAAATACGATAAACTCAACACTGCTGTCGGAGGCGCTCACTACAGTACTCGCACAGGAGCGTTCACCTGTACTCAAGCCGGAGTCTACATGTTCTCGTGGTCCCTATCTGTAAAAACCCACACATACATGAATGCAGATCTAATACGAAACGATGCCATATATGGAACAGCCCACGCTGGCGAAGATCATTACATCAGCGATTCAATGTCATCAGCGATTCTACATCTAGATGTGGGCGATGAAGTTTGGGTACGTGTGGCTGGTCATTCCAGTGTGCTATTGTTTTTGGTGGAATGTTCCTCGGATTCCGTCTTGGttgatgtatttatatgtatttataaacttCAAATATCACAATATTAATATTTGGATTTACCTCGGACTCCGTATTGGTtgttgtacatttatttatatgtatcaaTAAACTTCAATTACcacaatatcaatatttggaTTTATTATCTACAGAAGAAATTTTGTATCAAGGTGTTACATTAGCATTCCCGATACTCTAGGGGTAAcaatcactgtcgttacatccaTCTCTGGACTATGTCGTAGCAGAATTGAAGGTTTTGTCTTTGATAACTTGACCGTgtacttttttttcattgatatttttttaaggaaagatttcttttttttgtcGTTTACTgttgtgtaaactgcatttttgtacagatattttaaatgacgcgcgtcagcgcgtcatgttgaaatatctgtacaaaaaatgcaattTACACAACAGTAAATTAACATTTCCACctaccatttcatttaaatttagtgtTCCGGTGAAATAAACCTTCGTTTTTTCAACGTTATACGATTGATGGAACAGCTGAGTAATTGATGGAATCGCGaaacagctggctccaatttggcgggaaaatgtgtcaagttccgggagtaaataaaatatagttccacaataactttatcgtttttaatccatttattccatatgttttcattttttttttttttttaatattaacacaatgctttccattgcattcaaactgatgttgatatcGAACCTTTGTCATGGCATATATTTCGCATTCACATAagggcggaagtcagtgttttgGTTTGTGTTCTTGCGCAGCAGCTGCCCCTCTGCGTTTACGCAGGTGTAAACGATTGATTAGTGAGGTTATATAGGAAAGTGAaaacgaaaatgtaaatatatccaaATAAATCGTTTTTCCTAACAACACGGCCAATACtaagggaaaaataaaaaagaataatgtTAGTTGCACAACTTACCTCCTATGTACTTGTTAGTTTAAGTGGATAAAAGAGTGGGAGAGTTGTCACTCTAGCAATAAGTAGTGGAAAACAATATCCTATCCCACCAAATATATAATGGACAACGTAAGTATCAGCAGGAATGCCCATCACAGAAATGGCGGATATGAAAGTCTTCAACAAAGACATGGACACAGGTAGAATTAATGGTCGACGTTTTCCAAAGAAATAGTTCTCCAATGTCGGGTAATTGCTTGTTTTGTAGCCATAGTAAATGCCTATTCCCATACAGATCAAGAGGAAAATAACAATTACAATGTGGTCTGTGATAACTGGACGAAGAATAAGAGTAAAAGTCAATTCCATTTCGTCCTGAAATACTGGACTGCTCCCGTGTCTTTATCAACGAAATTGACATGAAGACAAGACTTATACAATCATCTTTCCCCACCATAAACTATGATAAAATACTAAGTATATCAGTCAGAGGATttttataacatgttttatCGCTTAAATGGCGTCTATGGCAGGATGTGTATCCCCATCTGATGTTGCTCAgtcatttttatgaaatcataGTCCCAGCTGGTGCTGTGATGTCAGTGATTTgcacatgaaaaaatatttacaccTGCCTTCTTTGATGTTATTATTCCATATTCCATTGTTAATGAAACAGTATAATGATTATATCAATACTAACCTATATAACTTGGTCGAcagtcattttttttattttaaatttatgttAGTTAGTATATCTTAATTTATGTTCATGCAGTCGCAAGATTTTCTCATACGTTGTATAGAAATTACGGTAGGACTACTTCTCAGGTATAACTAGTCATTATCGATTCTGTTTAATCTTTTTTTGTACTTGTTCATAATAAATGTTATGTATGTAAGGCTTCTTAAATTGTGCTGTGTATGACTGAAAATAATCCAACGTTGTTAAACTCAATTCCTTTATCGATGCAGTTTATATGTCTTGAAAAGATTCTTCATGATAATGCAGTACATTCCTCCTTTACCCTTTGCATTCCGATTACGTCTTTTCTTACTTGGTTGTAAACAGAGACTCTACCTTCATTATGTCTGTAATATCATGTTCTTATTTcattaaagaataaataaaacatattcagTATCACAATGAAAGTTGCCCATGTCTTAAGGTTTATTCGAGACGGGCGTATTTGTGGGTTGATCTTTTCCCCGACCTACCTTCACTAACTGGCAACCGTCTAATCTATAAAAGACCACTGGATTATCGTGATCTTATATACACACACTGACAAAATGTCTAAAACAATGATCCTAAAATGGATCTAGGCCATGCATTCATTTAACACACATCAGAAATGACTTGAAAACCTACCGAAACAAATGATGTgaattttatgtcatttttatataGATTTCATCTACTTTAGACATAATgggttt
This genomic window contains:
- the LOC138319991 gene encoding uncharacterized protein, which translates into the protein METIVTFFLCYLALGANAEFRELNPTDSQLPHPLGVIQELRSRLDGLVKQVHKLTRLRKNDALEITNLRIQLKNNQALHDISEKSVVKKLTTRIAELERLRFKDIQMTSELTNRIEHLELKCNGRRHDLTENSNPIPYVAHANSSDQSSFSDDIVDGRKEEDGSSKSGRDGERIRKTNLPLIHTRVNLPESAVAFDVILTQHLNGLAHDQTLKYDKLNTAVGGAHYSTRTGAFTCTQAGVYMFSWSLSVKTHTYMNADLIRNDAIYGTAHAGEDHYISDSMSSAILHLDVGDEVWVRVAGHSSVLLFLVECSSDSVLVDVFICIYKLQISQY